GGCCGCAAGATCGGCTTCATCCAGGAAAACATGGAAGCGCAGAAGCGCCGCCGCGTGAGCCCCTGGGTCGAACTGGACGCCGAGAACTTCAAGGGCACCTTCTCTCGCCTCCCCGCGCGTGAAGACCTCGCCCTCCCCATTAACGAGAACTTCATCATCGAGTACTACTCGCGCTAAATCAGGAGGCCCCAGTGGATCAAAAGCGCCCTCAACTCAAGGCCCGCGTGGACGGCGATTACGGCGAGTTCGTCCTGGAACCGCTCACGCGCGGTTACGGCGTCACCATCGGGAACCCCATCCGGCGCATCCTGATGTCCTCGATCCCCGGCACGGCTGTCACCAGCGTGTACATCGAGGACGTCCTGCACGAGTTCTCCACGATTCCTGGCGTTAAGGAAGACGTGATCCAGATGATCCTGAACCTCAAGGAGCTCGTCGTGAAATTCCACGCGAGCGGCCCCAAGACCCTGACCCTGCGTGCGCAGGGCGAAGGGGTCGTGCGGGCCAGCGCCTTCGAGGTCCCCAGCGACGCTGAGATCGTCAACCCTGACCTGGTGATTGCCCACCTCGCAGAGGACGGCAAACTGGTCATGGAAGTGCGTGTCGAGGAAGGCGAAGGCTACGTTCCCGCCGACAAGCACGCCACCAAGGACCGCATCAACTCCATTCCGGTGGACGCCATGTTCTCGCCCGTGCGCCGCGTGGCGTACCACGTCGAGAACACCCGCGTCGGTCAGCAGACCGACCTGGACCGCCTGATCCTGCGCGTCTGGACTGACGGTAGCGTCAGCCCCCAGGACGCCCTGGACAAGGGTGTGGAGATTCTCCGCGATGAACTCACGGTGTTCGGCAACGTGGAAACCCTCCCCGCCGCCGCTCCCGAGTACCAGCAGCCGGTCTACACCCCCGCGCCCGCCGCGCCGAACGTGTACGACCTGCCCCCCCAGACCTCCTCGCTGAACCTGAACCCCGGCGATTACCCCGCCGAGATGGACTCACCCCGCGTGACCCTCGAAGGGCTGGGTCTCACGACCCGCGTGCTGCACTCCCTCAAGGAAGAAGGCATCGACAGCGTGGACGCCCTGTGCGCCCTCTCCGACCGCGACCTGAAAAAGGTCCCCGGTATCGGCGAGCGCAGCCTGGACGAAATCAAGCAGCAACTCGCCCAGTTCGGCCTCGCCCTGCGCGACTGAGCCGACTGATCCCAAAGGAGATACACCATGCGTCACGGTAAATCCGGTCGCAAGCTCAACCGCAACAGCAGCGCCCGCACCGCCCTGGCCCGCGCCCAGGCGACGGCCCTGCTGCGTGAAGGTCGCATCCAGACGACCCTCACCAAGGCCAAGGAGCTTCGCCCCTACGTCGAGAAACTGATCACCACCGCCAAGGGCGGCGACCTGCACGCCCGCCGTCTGGTGGCCCGCGACATCCACGACAACGACGTTCTGCGTAAAGTCATGGACGAAGTGGCCCCCAAGTACGCCGAGCGTCCCGGTGGCTACACCCGCATCCTGCGCGTCGGCACCCGCCGCGGTGACGGCGTCACCATGGCCCTGATCGAACTCGTCTGATTCATTGACCTGTCCGAGCGAGACCCCGCCCCCATGGCGGGGTTTCGTGTTTATAGTCCGGCCTGCCCAGCGGCGCGGGTTGCAGGGGTTTCCGACCCGGTTGCTCGCGGGAGGCGGGAATGGAAGCAGGGCCAGGAAATATACGTCCTGGCCCTGCTTCAGTTCGGTCCGCCGGACGGCTATGGCCCTTCGGTGTAGACGCGGCTGGGGAAGTAGTACCGCTGCATCAGCAGCTTGCCCAGCGCCACGGTCGGCACGGCCAGCAGCGCCCCCACGAAGCCCAGCAGTCCCACACCCACCAGGATCGCCATCAGGACCGTCACCGGGTGCAGGTCCGTGGTTCTGGACAGCACGTACGGACTCAGGAAGTTCCCCTCGATCTGGTTGGCGAGTACGAAGATGCCGATCACCACCAGGATCTTGACGAGGGCGCCCGGCAGGGTCAGGGCCAGCAGGATCGCCGGAAGCGCCCCGATGATCGGCCCCAGGTACGGCACGATGTTGAACGCGCCCGCCAGGAACCCGATGGCGGCGGCGCTGGGAATCCCGACGATGCTCAGGCCCAGCCACACGAACACCCCGATGAACGTGGCGATCACCAGCTGCCCGCGCACGTACCCGCCGACCGCCGTGCCGATCAGGTCCGTGATCTCCAGCACGCGCGGCTGCCAGGGGCGCGGGAAGATGCCCAGCAGCGTGGCGTTCACGCGGCTGTAGTCCAGCATCAGGTAGATGCTCAGCAGCAGGATCAGCAGCAGCTGCCCCACGACCCCCCCGATGGACAGCAGGCCGCTGAGGATCGAACCGGTGGAGCTCAGGCCGCGTTGCAGGATCGGCATCAGGTTCTCGCCGAGGTTCTGCACGTACTTCTGCGCGGCCTCGATCAGCTGCGCGCGGGTGTTCCCCAGGCCCGGCACGCCCAGACTGCTGAGCCAGCGGGTCATGCGGTCCAGGGTGTCGCCCAGCGTTCCGATCTGCTCCGGAAGTTTCTGCAGCAGCGTCACCAGCTGCGCCGATACGGTCGCCAGCAGCACGCCCGCCAGTCCCAGCAGCGCCATGAAGACCAGCACCACGAAGAACACGCCCAGCCCCCGTTTGACCCGGCCGCGCTCCAGCCAGTTCAGCAGCGGATTGGCGAGGTAGGCGATCAGGAACGCCACCGCGAAATCGATCAGCACCGAACGGATCTGGCCGGCCAGCCGGTACAGCACATACGCCACCAGCACGAAGACCGCCAGGCGCACCCAGGGAAGACGCCAGGCATATTGAAAGGCGTTCAGGTTGTTCCGGTCCGGACGGGAGGAAGGTGAAGTGGTCACGTTACTCACACTGTACGGCAAGGAACCCGCCCGGCCTGAGGGTCATACGGATTCCGTTTGTTTCGCCAACAATCCGGAACTTCACCGGATTGCCGGCTGCACGTCCGGAACCCGTTTCTCTCTTACTCGCATCCGCTCGGATTGAACGGGCTTTGCAGCCCATTCAATCGGAGTCCGTATCATTCCTTCAGGCCGGGCGGGTCGTGCGGTCAGGCGGGGGAG
The DNA window shown above is from Deinococcus sp. LM3 and carries:
- a CDS encoding DNA-directed RNA polymerase subunit alpha — translated: MDQKRPQLKARVDGDYGEFVLEPLTRGYGVTIGNPIRRILMSSIPGTAVTSVYIEDVLHEFSTIPGVKEDVIQMILNLKELVVKFHASGPKTLTLRAQGEGVVRASAFEVPSDAEIVNPDLVIAHLAEDGKLVMEVRVEEGEGYVPADKHATKDRINSIPVDAMFSPVRRVAYHVENTRVGQQTDLDRLILRVWTDGSVSPQDALDKGVEILRDELTVFGNVETLPAAAPEYQQPVYTPAPAAPNVYDLPPQTSSLNLNPGDYPAEMDSPRVTLEGLGLTTRVLHSLKEEGIDSVDALCALSDRDLKKVPGIGERSLDEIKQQLAQFGLALRD
- the rplQ gene encoding 50S ribosomal protein L17, whose amino-acid sequence is MRHGKSGRKLNRNSSARTALARAQATALLREGRIQTTLTKAKELRPYVEKLITTAKGGDLHARRLVARDIHDNDVLRKVMDEVAPKYAERPGGYTRILRVGTRRGDGVTMALIELV
- a CDS encoding AI-2E family transporter, yielding MTTSPSSRPDRNNLNAFQYAWRLPWVRLAVFVLVAYVLYRLAGQIRSVLIDFAVAFLIAYLANPLLNWLERGRVKRGLGVFFVVLVFMALLGLAGVLLATVSAQLVTLLQKLPEQIGTLGDTLDRMTRWLSSLGVPGLGNTRAQLIEAAQKYVQNLGENLMPILQRGLSSTGSILSGLLSIGGVVGQLLLILLLSIYLMLDYSRVNATLLGIFPRPWQPRVLEITDLIGTAVGGYVRGQLVIATFIGVFVWLGLSIVGIPSAAAIGFLAGAFNIVPYLGPIIGALPAILLALTLPGALVKILVVIGIFVLANQIEGNFLSPYVLSRTTDLHPVTVLMAILVGVGLLGFVGALLAVPTVALGKLLMQRYYFPSRVYTEGP